The stretch of DNA ACTGTAATCCATATACTTTTTGCTATCTTTGAAAAAAAATGCTAAAAGCTAAAAGCTTTCGGCATAAAGCATAAAAAAAATGAAAGTATATACTAAAACTGGAGATAAAGGAACTACTGCACTATTCGGCGGAACTCGTGTTCCTAAACATCACATTCGTATTGAAAGCTACGGAACGGTCGATGAACTAAACTCACATATCGGCTTAATTCGCGACCAAGAAATCAACTCGCTTTATAAAGCTGTTTTAATCGAAGTTCAAGACCGTCTTTTTACTGTAGGTGCCATTTTGGCTACACCACCCGAAAAAGAAGTTCTAAAAAACGGTCAACAACGACTAAATATTAATCGTATTTCAGAAAATGATATTCAATATCTTGAACAAGAAATAGATAAAATGGATGCAGAACTTCCACCCATGACCCACTTTGTACTTCCAGGAGGCCACACTACTGTGTCATATTGTCATATTGCGCGTTGTGTGTGTCGTAGAGCAGAGCGTTTAGCGGTGCATTTACATGAGATTGAACCTACAGATGAACGTGTTTTAACCTATTTAAACCGACTTTCTGACTACTTATTTGTATTGGCACGAAAGTTGTCTCATGACCTGAACGCTGAGGAAGTGAAGTGGATTCCAAGAAAAGATTAAATAGTAAACAGCAAAGACGTTCATTTACTTATTAAAAAAAGAAAAAAAAACTTGACTTTTTAAGTTAAAAATTTATTTTTGCATTAAATTAAATCGATAAAAGATGTATTGGACATTAGAATTAGCATCTTATTTAAGTGATGCACCTTGGCCAGCTACTAAAGATGAGCTTATTGATTATGCTATTCGTACTGGAGCACCTCTAGAAGTTGTAGAAAATCTGCAGTCGATTGAAGACGAAGGTGAGA from Flavobacterium haoranii encodes:
- a CDS encoding cob(I)yrinic acid a,c-diamide adenosyltransferase produces the protein MKVYTKTGDKGTTALFGGTRVPKHHIRIESYGTVDELNSHIGLIRDQEINSLYKAVLIEVQDRLFTVGAILATPPEKEVLKNGQQRLNINRISENDIQYLEQEIDKMDAELPPMTHFVLPGGHTTVSYCHIARCVCRRAERLAVHLHEIEPTDERVLTYLNRLSDYLFVLARKLSHDLNAEEVKWIPRKD
- a CDS encoding DUF2795 domain-containing protein gives rise to the protein MYWTLELASYLSDAPWPATKDELIDYAIRTGAPLEVVENLQSIEDEGEIYESMEEIWPDYPTDEDYLWNEDEY